TTTCTTTAAGAACATACACGCTCTACAAAGCAGAGAAATGCAAACTATTCTCCTAGAAGCTGTGCGTCACTTCTCAGTGATTATCTGCTCGATAAATCAGCatacatatgttttttttttttttttttttttttgtatatgagcttttaacaacagtcttgATCCAGTAAACTGGCCCCAGATGAGGCTTCTGAGGCAAGGAAACAAATAGAAagcctaaaaaaaacaaacaaacggtGCCTCAACGCAGAAAACGTTTTAAAAGACAGGTACAACAGTAAAAAAAAGTACCACTGATTAATTCACAGAAGACATTGTACAAGGAAAGTATAGGTGAACGCGTGATCCCAAAATGGATTTACACCTCTTCGGGTGTTTGAACGAAAATAAAAGCAGGTAAGCATGAATATTGGAGAAGAATTCCCAACTTAAGCTAGAGTATTGCTCTGCTTACAACCGGGTTTGATGGGGCCGCATCTGTGGCACAGCCACTGGTGGTATTATTAAACCATGTGACCAAATGTCGGGGGTCGTGACCCAACCTGGATTATAAGCAAGCgcacatgtgggggggggggtgccagtgATGAATCGGCAAGTGCCAACAGAGGAACCCACAACCCACCCTGAAGACGCCGATAGCGTGACGTCACATTAGGTGTGTGATACGATGGGCCAACAAAACAGGAAAGGCGAGGAATGGATGGCTGGGAATTCTACTTGCGGGgtgtgaaagaaaaaaatagcaaGATACAAGATACAAGATACAATAACGCTGCACGCCTTTAACTTTGTTTGGATGCTGACAGTGACTTTTACGAAGTGGACCGTTGCTTGAATGAAAAACCCTAAAGCTACTCAGAGTTAAAAAAGAAATAACAGGAAAGGGATCTTTAAATATGACCCTactgaaaacaacaaaaaaaaaaaacaccttctcTACTATAGCTAAAATTAGTGCAGTATCTCTGTTATTAAACTAAATGCCTTAGGAAACTAGTAGCACACATTTGGATTAGCTATTTAGATGCTACCCAAACTGCTGTAAGGTCAAGTATTgacataaaatgcatttttattccTGTCATTCAAGTATTTCGACATCAACGCTTCGAATGAGGGAACTTGCATGAGAGGagaatttccttttttttttcagtcggAAAACATGAAATGTTGCCGTTATCTTAGATGGACAGATGCCTCGATGGACAGAGTACGCCAAAAGCACGGACCAGCCTGCCCACTGTTTGTTATGCTAGTCCTTCTTCTTTTAGCCTTGGTAGCTAAGCAGAGAGTTAGCCAGCTTGTTTCCCATTAAAAAAGCGAAACAATGAGTCAGGCTGCTTCAGACCTGAGCGTGTCGATCGACGACTCCGGCCTTGCTGACCCTGTGGTCACTGAACCTGTGGCTTCATGAAAGTGACGCAAACGGGATGGGAAACATCTGCCTGTCTGGTCATGTATGGTTCTGCGTCACAAACTTGTGATGTGGCGAAATGGGCGAGTGTGGTTAGCCAGCTAGCTATCAAGGTCCAGGCCAGTGCTGGCTTCAGACAGGGACTTGTTTAGTCACTTAAGGGTCTAACGCTCTTGGAAGTGGTAATAcagggcagcttcaggtaatgtGACACGTGGCATGAACTCGCACAGCAGTAAATTACATCATAAATCAGGGAACCTTCTTAAATGCACTTTGTTTGCAAAACTTGACCTTTAAACGGCAGTCTTCTCTGGGGCAGCGATAGCCGCTAAAACCGCCGCGGCCGCCCCCAGTGTGAGGCCCGCGCTCTGAGACCGGCTCGGCTCCTTCCGCGAGAATCGGCGGCAGCCGGGAGCTGCCGGAGGCCAGCGTTCGGTGTACTCCTTCCGCTGGAAGCTGAGCCCAGTTCAATGGGAGCGACCAGTTCCCACGGTTACCTTCCGTCCTGAGACACAGCTAGGAGGTTAGGAAAGAGAAGCACGTGGGGTTCTTTTGTTCGGAGGGGTGGGCCTTCACTGATCCGCACAGGAGATGAGCATGGGGGTCTGTGCCATCTCCTTTGACTGTCCCTCTCCGGGCAAGCTGACAGCGCGCTGGCTCCTGAGACAACAGGGCGGCACGTCAGACCAAGGCCATCTCAGCGCGCCCACAGATGCCTGAGCCCTACCCAAAAAACACCGAACTCACCGCCACAGACAAGTATATATCGCTCCAGCCAAAAGCAGTCTCAGGTGGGAGGGGCAATGTCAAGTAAGAGGGGTTTTACCACGGGTGGTAGGAGAggtttatggttagggttaaggttgcgGTATCAGATGATAACAGTTATAAGCCCCTCCCACATTGTCCCTCCAACTCGACATTCGGCTCCTGGCTGCAGCAATATGCCTCTCGACACAGACGCTCTATCCCCACCCAAAGATGATCTAGCCCCACCCACATATGCTCTAAGCCCCACCCACACATGCTCTAAGCCCCACCCACATATGCTCTAAGCCCCACCCACATATGCCCTAGCCTGCCAACGGATGCCTAAATCCCACAATGACTGCCTGGCTAACCTGTGTGCATTCTCCATTGCTGCCACCTCGGCCAGCGCGGCCAGGCTGAAGAACGCCGGCAGGTCAGACACCGTGTCGGCCTCGCACGCCTCCTGTGGCTTAGGGTCCTCGTAGTACCCTGATTCGTTGCATAAAGTCTCCTGTGTTGATGGCTTTTCATCCTGGTCCTGTGTCAGCTCCTTGGTCTTGTCCTCCGCTGTCAGGGTAAGAAAACGGAGAGCATTCGGAGGACTGAAGGGTCTCAGATGCAGTTTGGAAGATCTCAGCGTAACACCAGACTGGAGGTGACACCTGCTCACTCACCCTCTGCTGGGGAGACACGCCCATCAGCAGTGCGCACCAGGTGGGTTATCTTACTCTTCCTGGCCTTTCTCTTCTGGCTGCCCACCAGCATCTCTGCGGCCCCCATGGTATCCGGGGGCGACACGCCACCGGGGACAGACAGCTTGGCTTTCTGAGCTGTGTCGAGCGGGTGAGTGTCCTGCGTCACTATGGCTACCAGAGCAAGAGGAAGTCGCTTGTTATTTTAGCGTATAAGGTGATAAAATTCTTAATAAGTACAAACAGATACACCAACCACAGCACTCTGGAGAGACCTTTGGTGCTTTGTAATGAAATACTGTGTCTTTATTGACTTCATTAGGTTGAAATACATTCCACAGTCAACTTACCACCTTTCTACAAGATACTTGCTAGACAACCACATTTCAACCGACCCTACTTGTTCAAGAAGTTAGTGACCAGGTAACAAGTAATGTGAGGTAGAGAAAAACCCAAGTTAGAGCAATGAGAGGATGGAGGGGCAGAGATCACCTTTATCCAAAGTATTGGTTTTCTCCTTTTTGTGCTTGTACTTGCTAACGATCTTGTGGAATAAATTCTTTTTCTGAGATGAGGATGAACCTaaggttacaaaaaaaaacaaaaaaacaggatGTACGATGTTAAATGATAGCAATGTTACCCTTGGGAGAAGCGAGCACTCAGGTCTGGAGGCACGGAGGAGTCCGAGACCGCCCCTCCCACAGGGGAGTGTGCTCACCCCTGGCGGCTCTGGGCTGCTCCGTGCCCGTCTTCTTCTTCTTGGTGACTGAGGTGTTCTTCTTGTCAAACGTCAGCGGGCTGTACTGGGGAAGGCTGTTGAACTTCTTCTCAAACTCCTCCTCCAGTTTCCCTAACCTGCAAGGGGGACACAGCGGAGCATCAGTGCCTGGGTCCCAGCCTCTGGGAGGTGACCGTCAGGGTCTCGTCCCTGGGGAACTTCAGGCCCAGTCACCtgacacatttctgctgtttgcAGGAGGTAGATGATTAACTGCTTAACATAAAAGCCCTGTGATGATATTGAAGAAAAATGTCTGGTATGTGGAATTTTAGAAAATGAGAGAAGTGGAGACATTAGGGCAGAACTCATTAAACGCAGCGCAAATTTGGAAATATCCTGAGGTTTTAGTGCTCAGACTTGGGTAAATCAACAGATAGATGCAGATTTGCCAACAGTGCTTTGATTACTGAAGCAGACCATCATCCCAGCCCTGAACACCATTGGGCCTTGTTTCATAGCTGTACATGTCGCTGTCTGAAGAAAATCGTGTATGTCCACCTTTGACGATTGCGACTTTTGACTATAGATGGAATACGCTCATTCTCCTTTCTCTATTAACAGCATTTCACATCTAATCGACTAATGAAAAGATGCTTTATGGAGCCATCTGTTTAACGAGCATCTCTGCTGGATGTCAGAAGCGTCCATCAAATCCGCATATCTCCCATCCCTTGTTTGAAAGAGTGCAAGGCTGTACGATGCTGGGTGAAATACGAATTGCAGTTTTTTATTTACTGAGCGTTACTCTACCCTGCTTTTCCCCAAATGCTTGACTTCCCTCTTGTGTGGTCTAACGAGTGCATCTCTTGATCCCTCGtcctgtgagtgtgtatgtacCGATATCCCTGCATCCACACAACTGACTCTCTGCAACTTAGCATTCCTCCCCAGCTTAGATTCTTGTTTAGTGCCTCGGCTACCTGACTACTCTGCGTTTGGGTCCCCGTTTCCCTATCTGTCCCTTGACAAGTGCCATCGCCatcaacccccctcccctcatattagacaaatatatatatatgattatcGGTACTGGTGcactatggaagattataagcacaaaaattcaaatggcaattcattttgcaattgtcaattcaatattcaatcagaatcacccgggaattgcattgcatgttcgggagaaaactcaatttgcaattcccaactgtcagaccgctcatcaaggtggaccttcattaatgacgtcacttccttgtgccctcaatggccaccacaggtatctcgatggcatgtctccccaatctgcgtgtaaccaactgcgtgacttgatgtaacgcctgagctacattagtttgcacccttctcgtatcaagtccagttaagattgtaagttcctctaccctctgtgacaacacaaataacctatcaaacgcatctactgctgatacccgattaatttccatgtcatctgctaaggcagaaatatttactgcaagctcttctgccgccattactcattctaactaaacgaacaaatccgttgaatgctaacgaggccctaaacaaggaagtgacgtcgttaatgaaggtccaccttgatgagcggtctgacagttgggaattgcaaattgagttttctccccaacatgcaatgcaattcccggggacgccattgccatttgaataaagaggcaaaaagcccatggtaatacgaaatgcaattcagtgatttgttattctatttgttattcaaaatatttttaaatgaattaaggatttcataagcactttgcacattgaaatgccgattgcagaatgtattttcaaattacatgcacagattaaatattgaaatgacaaatgcatgctctgattgaatatggaattgacaattgcaaaatgaattgccatttgaatttttgtgcttataatcttccatagtgCACCACTAACATCATTGTTACTGAAATGGGACTGATAGATAAAGTTTGCAGTACAGAAAGGGCACACTACTGGTTTTTAGCAAACAACTCATTTCCAAATGTAAGTAATGTTAAACAAAAAGtgtctcctaaataaggaattattattattagtagtagtagtagtattaacATTTAGTGTAGTGATGGTTTGTTGCCACCAGGAGGCCCCAATGCAAATGCTTAGTTTGAGTGTGGGGCAGATGCGTCAAGACTCACCCAGGAAGAGACTCTTCTTTCCATCTGGACTTCTTCAGCTTCTTGGTGCTGCTGGGTCCTGTCTGCGTGAACGTCCAGCTCTCTTCCGTCCAGCTGCCCTCCAGGTCAGACACGCTCCCACGCCCCGAGCCCCTTTTACCTGCAAAATACCCGCGCATTATTAATATCGTGTAGCTAATTACTTGCCCATTTATTGGTTGGATGAGAATTATCATATTACTACTATGAACACATAACCCCTGCTCTTAGtaccctgcactggcttccttttTGGCTCAGGACTGACTTTAAAGCTCTCCTACTTACGCATTAAGCACTTATACGTAAGTAGTCTATAAGGGTCTGGCTCTTGCCTACCTAACAGATTTACTTCAAATTTACAAGCCGCATCGTCCACTCTGATCACAGAATGCAGGTTTCCTTGTCGTTCCACATATAAAGTGACAGTATTCGGTAAagccatgctctctgccttcccgcGTGTCCAGGTGGTTCCTGGGAtgggcaccatctgagctggagtcctggttcagtcccagGGAAAGGTGACACTGTGGATATGACTTACGAGCTGTAACATCACGTGTGCAGCCTTCAATCTGCGACCCTGCACAGGCCTTGATCACACCTCGTTTTTAGCAGGCCCACTGTTTATTTCCTGTAATGTTAGCACGTTCAGGTCGGTTTGGCAGCCTCTTGACCTTTGGGGGTTTTTTTCTcgctacttgggagtttttggttcctgtcCTCTTTTGATATCTGCCTTTCTTTCCCTCATTCATTTCTTGGTCTGGCCTTTTCCttgtttttgaattattccatataaatgatgcaggaatgtatcaaaacacacccatgtaaagggccttggggcgactctgttgtgaaagacgctataataaatatgaattgaattgaatgcaATCAGTGCTTTGATTGACTGCAAAGCTCATTGTGACAAAGCTCGATGCGATTAAATAATTTTCACAGGCCACAAATAAACAGTTAAAAgatgttggatggatggatggatgggtggatggatgggtgggtggatggatgggtgggtgggtggatttCCTGAAGGCCGAGCGTGCATGCAACAAGGAACAGCTGCTGTTTTCCAGCAAATTCCACAGAAGTGATAATTTCACCGTCCTTCTCACAGGATGGCAAAGACACATATATAACATGTTTATGAGCTACCAGCCTCTTGTGAGCAGAGTTGCTTCCGGAAGGTTTGGCTCTTGCTGCTGTGCAGAAGGACCGGAAATGTGAGAAGGCCACAGTCTCCAGTCAGGAAGTGGTTCTGACCTGTGCTACTCCCAGCTTAACACCTACAGCTTATGGCTTTGAATGGTGAGGGAGACCTTGTGGGAATGGAGAGCCCTGAACTAGCGGTTAAGACCCGTTTGTCCTTTGCTGTTCATTTTAGCAGATTTTTTTGCGTCTGAAGTGATGGATTCCATTATCACCGGCGACTTCAAACCAAACCACTGACTTGGGTATTTCCATGTCTCTACTTGTACAATGTTGTTCCCTTTTGTTTTGTGAAATAACTGAGAAACACAATTAAGCCTagttcatacttcacttttTGGCATCTGCTTTCATGCTGTGGACGGTCGTCCACATGGCAGCTTGTGTTCATACTACATTTTGCTGCAGATGCGGATGATTGCGGTTGGTGCAAGATTACAACACCAGATAAGGGGAGGGCAGATGCcttgcaacaaacacaaataaaagcagTGTAGTGAAACGGGGTAAATGTTTATGAACAGTTTGGTTCACCATTCGATGAACTATATTGCCGAGATTTCTAAACATAGTGCTGCTTTTCAAAAGGCCGTACACCTCAGTATAATGAATAACAACTATTCTTTTCTTAACCCTTCTTTATTGACTGCTGATCTGTGAAAGTTAgggctgccacctactggaaaacCCTAGTCAATGACATTATACATTTGCAGTGGATGTGCACGATCTCTACTAGATGCTAAAATCTGAGCTACATGCGCACCAACTGCAACCATCTGCAGCCAAGCCGATGACAAAACTTGTGTCACGTCCCCCCATGGGCAACAAAAAAGCACAtggaaaagtgaagtatgaCTTGGTCTTAACACCAACATGACAGCAAGACGtctctccctgccccccccggcTACCTCTGTCCACGTTGGCTCTCAGGGAAGTCAGCATCCCCTCAGAGACCAGTGTCTTGTACAGGGCGCCTTTGCAGCTCCTTTCTGACTTTCTGGAGCCACAGCTCTCCGATCTGGCTTCTCCATCCTTCTCCTCGGCCTTGACTGGGAGGACTGGGGGCGCTGGTGTGCTTGGGGGCGAGGGCTCTTCCCCACTGACCTGGGGCTCCGCCTTCACGCTGACACCCATGGGCTCGGTTTCAGGGCAGGTTAGGGGCACCTCCGCTTCTGGGGTCTTGCAGTCCCCCGCAGACCCCTCGTCCTCTTTAGCCTGGGCCGGTTTCTTCACTTTGGCTTTCATCTTCTTCTTTGGAGATCCAGGTTCCTCAGAGTCCCCCTTATCGCCAGATGGTGGGCGGGACCTCCTCTTCTGCGCCCTCTCGCTGCCCCAGGCTCCCTTGGCCACAGCCTCGATGGTGTAGATGACGCTCTCTAGGTCCGACTCCGATGACTGGCGTCTCTTGCATGGCTTCTTGAGCGACGGGGGGCTCTTATCTGCCTTGGCCTCCTCACTCTTgtctttcttcttctttttcttcttctttatgCTCTTGGACTGGTCGAGTGCTGGCGGGCTGCCGTCCATTGGGGTtgtggaggatgaggaggatgaggaggaagaggaggaggaggaggaggagggggaggataAAGGAAGATCGCGGGCATCCTGAGAGTTGCAGGCGGCTTCCCTGCTGTCCAGCTCTGCAGAGCTGCATGAAGACGATGGCTGTGACCCCAAGGCTTCGATCTTCACTGCTTCAGAAGCCAGACACATCTGCAGGGGGAGGGCGCAAACAAAGGGTGTTGGTTTAGCAGCTCAGCAGTTAAAAAAGACAGGAGATCAAATGACCACTTACTATACAATGTTGTAAATGGCTTAGCTGGTGAGGAATCTATACCTGTGTccagaaggtcacaggttcaaatcccacagctGATTTCACCTTAAACCCAGCTGCTTTAGGCATGAAGACTATCCCTGAAATAACTCTTCTCTCAcctgtacatatgtgtgtgtctgcatctcTCTTAGAGACCAAGCTGGGATATGCCAAAACTACCCAATTTCACCAAAAGGATGAGCACTAATCagattaaataaatattataaaacTAAATTagtcaatatatatatttatattcgaTTTATATTCACAAAAGGACATCTTGTAATGGGCATACTGTAATGGGATACAGTCCTGACTGCCAAACATATTCAACTGACAACAGGTTTCTTCCCCTAAGATGCCAGCTAAAGATCAGTACACACCatgtccagcagagggcagcaaaTGCATCACAAAAGACATGTAACCGCCAGCAGATCCGTCAAACACCTAGTATCAGAATTTCAGCGCTGATTAATTGAAATCAACAAATAGTATCCTGGAGTTACAGCTCCATGCAGTTAAAGGCGCCTCCTGAAGTTTTATGGGATGCTATTACCATGGCGCACCTACCTCAGCAAGCTGGAAGAGGGCTGACTGGCCGCACTGCTTTCCGTCTGTGGATTGCGAGGTGCTGGAGGAGATCTGGTCCGTGCAAATCAGAAAGGCGAATTAAAGAACagtgtggagtgtgtgtgtgtttgtggggggggggaagctatCTGAAAGGCCCCAAACTGCTTTGGCACAGTTactcttcattcatttgttGACTGTACAACTTATTGTACAATACTGTTTATTTCTGAGCCATAACTGAGCATTACTTTCCCAGGTGTTCTTTGCAGGACGTTGCTTGTtgtgattattattaatatgattttttttttttttttttataatttatgtCTTGATTACTAAGGACTGGTTTATACTTGATGCTTGGAATGCATAGAATTATGCATGCTATCGATATGCAAGCGGTGTCGCTGCACATACTTCCGAGGCAAGTTTATGTCAATCTGGAGGATGAAGAGTTATGTCCCACAGGGGGCAGGGCGCGAAATCATCTTGGTCGGCTGTATCATTTCCGGTCTTACTAGTTCGTGTGAGGTAGTGGTCTGAAATACCACAAGCTACCAAAGATAAACGTCAATGACGCTCATCGTAATTACAAAAAGACAGGCAATGcatcatatatatgatatatatatatgcagcaaggatgaaaatgattatgattcacCGGGAGAGTGCATGCAGGGCTCATGCAAAAGAAGGGGTAACCGAacaaattttaaaatatatttagtaCAATCTTAAAACGGAAcagtcattaaaattgcaaagcgtCCTCAGTTTCGTTTCCTATGGCATCGTGTAAATGTTTTAGCGAAACGTAAACCCAGCAAATTTTATCGCTGAGATTTCTAAATACTGGAGTTGTATCAAAAAATATCATTATGAAAATATCTTATACCGCATCATAATGTCCATACCGTAAGAAGGTATGCAAAAACCTGATCTCAGTCCAGCTATTGTGGTCCTTGCGATGAGAATCACATGTGCATAATTTGCGATGTCGATATTAATATCGTCCAGACCCACTTCgtactttttgtactgtaatgcTGCACTGTCCCGTTAATTGTCTGCAGTCTGTTTATAAAGCATCCGAGAAAGAATTTCACTGGACTTTGTACGTAAGACACTGCTTTCTTAGCTCAAATTGAAACAGAACATATCGCCATTAAATTTTAAAGATGCTGTACACAGGCCTACCATAgtgttaaaaatattttttcttttgcctctgaaaatattgtgttttgagtatcttcctgtcactcattcttaaaaaaaaaaacaaacaaaaaaaagttgacAAAAGTTGCACATACAGCCCCTAACATTTTTTTTACCAGTATTACCATTAAAGTGCAGCATTATTCCACATGTAGCCATACAAACAATATGTGTAATAAATGCCGGAAATGTGAGGCGACCATGAGCGTCGAGTATGAacaggccctaaatgtatgtgttgtacaATCATTAATCTGCAATTTTTTTCAGGATTAATAAAATGtgtatctgcctgtctgtctgtagtACATACTGTGACCTGAGGAAAATAAACTCCATCTTTGTTCACACGAGACCAAACAAACCCAACCATGAGACTAGAAGCTGGTCTTCGAGCAGATATGGAGTACGCTTGGAAAGCGCCTGCCTTCGCTATAAGGCTAGAGGAGCTCACCTCCGCCAGCTGGAACAGAGCGGACTTCACCGCAGCTCCCGACGGGCTGGCCCCTCCCAGGCATGGCGTTTCCGAAGCCTGTGGACAGAGAGGTGGGTTGGTGGGTTGAGCAGCTTTACTCGGAACCCAGACGCCAGAACACTGGAAACCCGAAAGGCCAAGCGGACTCACCGCTGCTGCCGGCTCTGCCGACGAGCTCTTCCCCTCCGAGGGCGTCGGGGGCACTGTGTTGGATTGAGGGCTGCTGGAGGAAATCTGAGAGGGAAATgatggggtcaaaggtcaagagAGCCCGAGAGAGGAGGCATATTTGAGACTGCATGGCACTGGGCATGCATAAAAGGGCGTCTAATGAAGCGTCATCTGCCACTTGTGTGAGAAaaggtacattggaatgtgtTGGTTTTTGCATTTCCTGCTCTCCTGCTTTTTTAAAGGCACAGAcgcgcacatacatacatacatacatacatacatacatacatacatacatacacacaatcaGGGGTTGGACAGTGAAACTGAAATACTGGCCAATAGTATTTGGGGTCTCATGCAAATATATGTGCGGCCTGGTGGCCAAATTTTGCTGACTGCACATTCCATCAGTAAGAGTAGAGCAATAGCGTAGTTGCACGTAAAATATTTCAATTCACATGACATATCGGGAGACATATCAGATTTCAAAACAGGACAGTTTGTTGGTGTGAATCTCACTGGCACATGTGTGACCAGGACAGCCAGTCTTTGTGTTGTATAGAGAACCAGGGAAATGTCGGCATACAGCCATGAAGGACGGATCTCATCCAACTGGACTAACTGTGGACACGAGAGGAAGCCGTCTGAAGGGAAGTCCGGGCGATAAACAGGATTGTATCCAAAAAACATTAAACCAAAGCTTCCCAACTCATTGGGAAATTAAATGCGCACCTTGACTCTCCTGTATCCATCAAAACCAGAGATTTACAGGGTCAGTATTTATAGTTGGGCCACGACAGCCAAACCTTTGGTCACTTGTGCCAATGCCACATATCAGTTTTAATAGTGCCATGTACAGGCAAATGTAGTACTGTGGACAATGTGAAACATGTATTGTTCTCTGTTGAGTCCACCTTCACCGTCTTATCCGCACCCAAGTGAGTTATGGTGTGGAGAAGCCTCACAGAGGCTTACCAGCCAGACTGCTGGGAGAGTGCAGCGTGGGGGTGGATCGGTGATGGTTTGGACTGCAATATCATGGCATTCCCTAGGCCCACTACATGTTCAGGATGGGTGTGTGTCACTGGCAAGGATTAAAGAACCATTGTAAAGGACCATATTCAAACATTCAGACATTGTTCCCTGAAGGTGGTGGCATGTATTAGGATGATAATGCACTGatacacacagcaagaactggcGGGGGAGTggtttgatgaacatgaaaGTGTAGTCGAACATCACCCAAGGCCTACAGATTCACCAGATCTGAATATTATTCAGCCACTTTGGGGTGCTTTAGAGGAGCGAGTCAGGATACGTTTTCCTGCACCAGCATCCCATAGTGTCCTGGCCACTGTTCTACAAGAGGAATGACTCAAAATCCTTCTGGCCACTATAAAGGACTTGCATCTGTCAGCCCCAAGACAATCTGATGCTGGTAAGGAGCCCTTTACAACATACAATTTGTTTCATActttttttggtcagtgcataattccatacagctctggaaaaaagaaAGACCACTGTGGTAAGTCCTGGTTTAATCCCGGTTCTGTAGGCAAGAGGCTACGCTGAGGAGCAGGTAGCCTGCAggttcaaagtttctaagaccacagtacacaagaataggatgaagcaggagacactgggaatgtcaTGTTTCTAATGTCAGAGATGGCCGTTAACTTCTCAAACAGTTTCTCATAaatcgtaggatgacatcaagtgacctttcaaggggaatgggaaacattaagtacaggtgtgaagtgcactgctaggacagtccgtttcaggctcctagaagcaggactgaagttccataaagcaaggaagaagcccttcattaatgagcagcagggaagagccaggttgAAGTTTGCAAACAAATGCATATTTTACAGAGGCGCACACTCATAAATTGAAAAATGAGTAAAAATAAACAATTGAGCTGTGGTCTCAAAAATGTTTCTAGAGCTGTATATGTTGTTATATAGTCTTGAtatctttataattattagtactGTGGACTACTGTGTTGTGTTCAATAGTATAAAAAAAACCTTTCATTGGGTagaggtgtgtctgtgtgtttctctctctctctctctctctctctcatatatatatatatatatgtgtgtgtgtgtgtgtgtgtgtgaaaaatgggacacacacacacacacacccacagtaAACACCTTGTAAGCAATGACATCACTTTGGCTTGTTTTACA
This genomic stretch from Brienomyrus brachyistius isolate T26 chromosome 6, BBRACH_0.4, whole genome shotgun sequence harbors:
- the LOC125744780 gene encoding HMG box transcription factor BBX; the encoded protein is MKGGGRGKEPPVEGELSGKRPKRKCLQWHPLLSKKALDFSEEEEEDEEEELDKEPLACGENAAQDVECRTMEEEEGEEESSEQRARRPMNAFLLFCKRHRSLVRQEHPRLDNRGATKILADWWAVLEPTEKQKYTDMAKEYKDAFMKANPGYKWCPTTNKPVKSPAAAVSSSRKKVWSFTSNAPKDCTAAKKVAKAESTPQLNFAMADPTKMGGLSMLLLAGERALSTREVSSSTSPVTADADKHSGESALFQLAEISSNSLRSGAEDVAKDTGNCVLFQLAEISSSSPQSNTVPPTPSEGKSSSAEPAAAASETPCLGGASPSGAAVKSALFQLAEISSSTSQSTDGKQCGQSALFQLAEMCLASEAVKIEALGSQPSSSCSSAELDSREAACNSQDARDLPLSSPSSSSSSSSSSSSSSSTTPMDGSPPALDQSKSIKKKKKKKKDKSEEAKADKSPPSLKKPCKRRQSSESDLESVIYTIEAVAKGAWGSERAQKRRSRPPSGDKGDSEEPGSPKKKMKAKVKKPAQAKEDEGSAGDCKTPEAEVPLTCPETEPMGVSVKAEPQVSGEEPSPPSTPAPPVLPVKAEEKDGEARSESCGSRKSERSCKGALYKTLVSEGMLTSLRANVDRGKRGSGRGSVSDLEGSWTEESWTFTQTGPSSTKKLKKSRWKEESLPGLGKLEEEFEKKFNSLPQYSPLTFDKKNTSVTKKKKTGTEQPRAARGSSSSQKKNLFHKIVSKYKHKKEKTNTLDKAIVTQDTHPLDTAQKAKLSVPGGVSPPDTMGAAEMLVGSQKRKARKSKITHLVRTADGRVSPAEAEDKTKELTQDQDEKPSTQETLCNESGYYEDPKPQEACEADTVSDLPAFFSLAALAEVAAMENAHRSQRAVSLPGEGQSKEMAQTPMLISCADQ